From the genome of Malus sylvestris chromosome 6, drMalSylv7.2, whole genome shotgun sequence, one region includes:
- the LOC126626715 gene encoding mitochondrial import inner membrane translocase subunit PAM16 like 2-like, translated as MAAKILANVLVMGSAIVGRAVLRAYRQAISNASKNGVANEAVNNIRRASKIMAEPEARQVLGVTEHASWEEILQRYDNLFERNAKNGSFYLQSKVHRAKEVLEGAYAKRAQGTPDA; from the exons ATG GCTGCAAAAATTCTTGCCAACGTGCTTGTGATGGGCTCAGCAATAGTGGGCAGGGCTGTGCTCCGTGCATACCGTCAGGCAATCTCAA ATGCCTCAAAGAACGGTGTTGCTAACGAAGCAGTAAACAATATTAGAAGAGCTAGCAAAATAATGGCTGAACCAGAGGCGAGGCAGGTTCTAGGTGTCACGGAGCATGCATCATGGGAGGAGATCTTGCAG AGGTATGACAACTTGTTCGAGCGGAATGCCAAAAATGGAAGCTTTTATCTTCAGTCAAAGGTCCATAGAGCTAAAGAAGTCTTAGAAGGTGCTTATGCAAAAAG